The following coding sequences are from one Caloranaerobacter sp. TR13 window:
- the ileS gene encoding isoleucine--tRNA ligase, producing MDYSKTLNLPKTEFPMRANLPKREPNILEKWYEEDIYNKSLEKNKGNKSFILHDGPPYANGDIHLGHTLNKILKDIIIRYKTLRGFYAPYIPGWDTHGLPIELRAIKELGLSVKEVSPVEFRNKCRDYALSQVEKQKEQFKRLGVTGDWDNPYLTLKPEYEAHQIEIFGEMANKGYIYKGLKPVYWCPSCETALAEAEIEYKDKVSPSIYVKFELVDDKGLFKDYVDNLENVYFVIWTTTPWTLPANLAISVGPEFEYSLIKVNNEVYVIAKELVEKVTKEIGIEEYEILADFSGKMLEYMKTKHPFIERESVVILGDHVTLDAGTGCVHTAPGHGQEDFLIGQKYNLGVLNPVDNKGHFTDKAGKYEGLYYAKANKVILNDLEESGHLIARNDITHSYPHCWRCKGPVIFRATEQWFASVDAFKNEAIEAAKKVEWIPGWGEERIINMIKDRNDWCISRQRIWGVPIPIFYCEECGKELINEETIAKVSSIFREKGSNAWYELEANELLPENIECECGCTKFKKEMDIMDVWFDSGSSHKSVIEEYEELTYPADLYLEGNDQYRGWFQSSLLTAIATKGTSPYKSVITHGMIVDGEGKKMSKSLGNGVDPLEVINKYGADILRLWVSSSDYKSDIRMSNEILKQMSEVYRKIRNTARYILGNLYDFEPEKDAVSYDELLEMDKWALIKLNRLIEKVTKAYDSYDFHVIYHAIHNFCVVDMSSFYLDVLKDRLYTLKSDSKSRRAAQTTIDIILKALVKMIAPIIPFTAEEIWQFVKGEDAVSIHLTDWPEPKAEYYNETIESKWNKIITYREDITKALEIARSQKIIGHSLNALVKIYASGEDYEFLKSIDGKLSEILIVSKVEVNEDMEVDGDYTAGENNEIKIVVEQAPGQKCERCWTFSETVGESPEHPTICAKCVANLE from the coding sequence ATGGATTATAGTAAAACATTGAATTTACCAAAAACAGAATTTCCAATGAGAGCTAATCTACCAAAAAGAGAGCCTAATATTTTAGAAAAGTGGTATGAAGAAGATATCTACAATAAAAGCCTTGAAAAGAATAAGGGAAATAAAAGCTTTATTTTACATGATGGTCCACCTTATGCAAATGGAGATATACATCTTGGCCATACCTTAAATAAGATTCTTAAGGATATAATAATTAGATATAAAACGTTAAGAGGTTTTTATGCACCATATATTCCAGGGTGGGATACTCATGGTTTGCCAATTGAATTAAGAGCAATAAAAGAGCTAGGTTTAAGTGTGAAAGAAGTTTCACCAGTTGAATTTAGAAATAAGTGTAGAGATTATGCATTAAGTCAAGTGGAAAAACAAAAAGAGCAATTTAAGCGTTTAGGTGTAACAGGTGATTGGGATAACCCATACTTAACTTTGAAACCTGAATACGAAGCCCACCAGATAGAAATATTTGGAGAAATGGCTAATAAGGGATATATATATAAGGGATTAAAACCAGTTTATTGGTGTCCAAGTTGTGAAACTGCTCTAGCAGAAGCTGAAATAGAATATAAAGATAAAGTATCACCATCTATTTATGTAAAATTTGAGCTTGTAGATGACAAGGGTTTATTCAAAGACTACGTAGATAATTTAGAAAATGTTTATTTTGTAATTTGGACAACAACACCATGGACATTACCTGCTAACTTAGCTATTTCTGTTGGGCCAGAGTTTGAGTATTCACTGATAAAAGTTAACAATGAGGTTTATGTTATAGCTAAAGAATTGGTTGAAAAGGTGACAAAAGAAATAGGCATTGAGGAATATGAAATATTAGCTGATTTCAGTGGTAAAATGTTAGAATATATGAAAACTAAGCATCCTTTTATTGAAAGAGAGTCAGTTGTTATATTAGGTGATCATGTAACATTAGATGCAGGTACTGGATGTGTTCATACAGCACCAGGACATGGTCAAGAAGACTTCTTGATTGGACAAAAATATAATTTAGGAGTATTGAATCCTGTAGATAATAAAGGACATTTTACTGATAAAGCAGGAAAATATGAAGGTTTATATTATGCAAAAGCAAACAAAGTAATACTTAATGATTTAGAAGAAAGTGGTCATTTAATTGCTAGAAATGATATTACACACTCTTATCCACATTGTTGGAGATGTAAAGGCCCAGTTATTTTTAGAGCGACTGAACAATGGTTTGCTTCAGTTGATGCATTTAAAAATGAAGCAATTGAGGCTGCAAAGAAAGTTGAATGGATACCTGGCTGGGGTGAAGAGAGAATCATTAATATGATTAAGGATAGAAATGATTGGTGTATCTCAAGACAGAGAATCTGGGGGGTACCAATACCTATCTTTTACTGTGAAGAATGTGGTAAGGAATTAATAAATGAAGAGACTATAGCAAAGGTTTCTTCAATATTTAGAGAAAAAGGTTCTAATGCTTGGTATGAGCTAGAAGCAAATGAATTACTTCCAGAGAATATAGAGTGTGAATGTGGATGCACTAAATTCAAAAAGGAAATGGATATAATGGATGTATGGTTTGATTCTGGTTCTAGCCATAAATCTGTTATTGAAGAATATGAAGAATTAACATATCCAGCAGATTTATATTTAGAAGGAAATGATCAGTATAGAGGTTGGTTCCAATCATCACTTTTAACAGCTATAGCCACTAAAGGAACTTCACCATATAAAAGTGTAATAACTCATGGTATGATAGTAGATGGTGAAGGCAAAAAAATGTCTAAGTCATTAGGAAATGGTGTTGACCCACTAGAAGTAATAAATAAATATGGAGCAGATATATTAAGACTATGGGTGTCATCTTCAGATTATAAGTCAGATATAAGAATGTCAAATGAGATACTCAAGCAGATGTCTGAGGTTTATAGAAAGATTAGAAATACAGCAAGATATATTTTAGGGAATTTATATGACTTTGAACCAGAAAAAGATGCAGTTAGCTATGATGAACTTTTAGAAATGGATAAATGGGCTTTGATAAAGCTTAATAGATTGATTGAAAAAGTGACAAAGGCTTATGATAGCTATGATTTCCATGTGATTTATCATGCTATTCATAATTTCTGTGTTGTAGACATGAGTAGCTTCTATTTAGATGTATTAAAAGATAGATTATATACACTAAAAAGTGATTCAAAATCAAGAAGAGCTGCTCAAACTACAATTGATATAATTCTTAAAGCATTAGTTAAGATGATAGCACCAATAATACCTTTTACAGCTGAAGAGATATGGCAGTTTGTTAAAGGTGAAGATGCTGTTAGTATACATTTAACAGATTGGCCTGAGCCAAAAGCAGAATATTATAATGAAACTATAGAAAGTAAATGGAACAAGATTATTACTTATAGAGAAGATATAACAAAGGCTTTAGAAATAGCAAGAAGCCAAAAAATAATAGGACATTCACTAAATGCTTTGGTTAAGATTTATGCTAGTGGTGAAGATTATGAATTCTTAAAGAGTATAGACGGAAAATTATCAGAGATTTTGATTGTTTCAAAGGTAGAAGTAAATGAAGATATGGAAGTTGATGGAGATTATACTGCAGGAGAAAATAATGAAATTAAAATAGTTGTTGAACAGGCACCAGGGCAAAAATGTGAGAGATGTTGGACATTTAGTGAGACAGTTGGTGAAAGCCCAGAACATCCAACGATTTGTGCAAAATGTGTGGCTAATTTAGAATAG
- a CDS encoding DivIVA domain-containing protein: MLTPLDIQNKEFSRSIRGYKETEVDSFLDEITVDYEKLYKENIELKDKISVLNERIEHYKNIEKTLQNTLVVAQNTAEEVSHNARKEAELIIKEAEENARKIIEDAHNEVVKIQKKYEEIRKELLVFKTRFKTLLNSQLETVDMFFNEIDAK; the protein is encoded by the coding sequence ATGTTAACACCTTTAGATATTCAAAACAAAGAGTTTAGTAGAAGTATAAGAGGATATAAGGAAACAGAAGTTGATAGTTTTTTAGATGAAATTACTGTCGATTATGAAAAACTTTATAAAGAGAATATTGAGCTCAAAGATAAAATTTCTGTATTGAATGAGAGGATTGAACATTATAAGAATATAGAAAAGACACTACAGAATACATTAGTTGTAGCTCAAAATACTGCTGAAGAAGTTAGTCATAATGCTCGAAAAGAAGCAGAGCTTATTATAAAAGAAGCAGAAGAAAATGCAAGGAAGATTATTGAAGATGCACACAATGAAGTTGTTAAAATACAGAAAAAATATGAAGAAATTAGAAAAGAATTACTAGTTTTTAAAACTAGGTTTAAGACTTTGTTAAATTCACAATTAGAAACTGTAGATATGTTTTTTAATGAAATAGATGCGAAATAA
- a CDS encoding RNA-binding protein: MFLNKAKYLEHIKDPEQIIIMRKILDKIEKVLKNHEIVYTDFLDPYQRRLSNSILNRFSDLNYFEEGGLKEAERKSIIIYPFYLNKKDIENPIGSIKIIGNFKKKLNHRDYLGSILGLGIKREKIGDIYLHDDFTQIVLHKEILDFIKLNLSKVGNQSVQVEEINLSEVKQGKIEYIEKYVTVSSLRVDNVISAVYDISRSKCLIYFNQNRVKVNWEPIKQPFRLVDEADIISVKGKGRFLIYKNSGKTKKGRYKLIIKIYA; encoded by the coding sequence ATGTTTTTGAACAAAGCAAAATATTTAGAACATATTAAAGACCCAGAACAAATAATAATTATGAGGAAAATTTTAGATAAGATTGAAAAGGTATTGAAAAATCATGAAATTGTATATACTGACTTTTTAGATCCCTATCAAAGAAGGTTAAGCAATTCAATACTTAATAGATTTTCTGATTTAAATTATTTTGAAGAGGGTGGTCTTAAAGAGGCAGAAAGGAAATCTATTATAATATATCCTTTTTATTTAAATAAGAAGGATATTGAAAATCCTATTGGTTCAATTAAGATAATTGGTAACTTTAAGAAAAAACTAAATCATAGAGACTATTTAGGTTCTATATTGGGATTAGGGATTAAAAGAGAAAAAATTGGTGATATATATTTACATGATGATTTTACGCAAATAGTATTACATAAGGAAATTTTGGATTTTATTAAACTAAATTTGAGTAAAGTTGGTAACCAAAGTGTACAAGTTGAAGAAATAAACTTAAGTGAAGTAAAGCAAGGAAAAATAGAATATATAGAAAAATACGTTACTGTAAGCTCGTTAAGAGTGGATAATGTTATTAGTGCAGTATACGATATTTCAAGATCAAAGTGTTTAATCTATTTTAATCAAAACAGAGTCAAAGTTAATTGGGAACCAATAAAACAGCCATTTCGTTTAGTTGATGAGGCTGATATAATTTCTGTAAAAGGTAAGGGCAGGTTTTTAATTTATAAGAATTCGGGAAAAACGAAAAAAGGAAGGTATAAATTAATTATAAAAATATATGCATAG
- a CDS encoding YggT family protein: MWVLERSIDIFINLIETLILVRIFMSFIIRDLSNPLFNFIYQITEPILAPFRNLINKLGINTGMIDFSPLLAFLFLDLLSYILRAIL, from the coding sequence ATGTGGGTTTTAGAAAGATCTATAGACATATTTATAAACTTAATAGAAACATTGATTTTAGTAAGGATTTTTATGTCTTTTATAATTAGAGATTTAAGTAATCCTCTGTTTAATTTTATTTATCAAATTACAGAGCCTATTTTAGCTCCTTTCAGGAATTTAATAAATAAATTAGGTATTAACACAGGTATGATAGATTTTTCTCCATTGTTAGCATTTTTATTCTTAGACTTACTATCTTATATTTTAAGAGCTATTTTATAA
- a CDS encoding cell division protein SepF: protein MSNKNSNIINKFKYIIGLDDFEEDVVDEPIDPFIEEDLPVKKRVNNRIVSIHTNSSMKLMIHEPKKYEDAPKIIEDIKNRKTVVINLENMDTENKRQIFDFLNGAIYALEGIIQKVAKDIFILAPNNVEINGNIKEQLKNKGLFPWQR, encoded by the coding sequence ATGTCAAATAAAAACAGTAATATTATTAATAAATTTAAATATATAATTGGCTTAGATGATTTTGAAGAAGATGTAGTAGATGAGCCAATAGATCCATTTATTGAAGAAGATTTACCTGTAAAAAAACGTGTTAACAATAGAATTGTAAGCATACATACAAATTCATCTATGAAATTAATGATACACGAACCAAAGAAATATGAAGATGCACCTAAGATTATCGAGGATATAAAAAATAGAAAAACAGTAGTTATTAATCTAGAAAATATGGATACCGAGAATAAGAGACAAATTTTTGACTTTTTAAATGGAGCTATTTATGCTTTAGAAGGTATTATTCAGAAAGTTGCAAAGGATATCTTTATTTTAGCTCCTAATAATGTAGAGATAAATGGAAATATAAAAGAACAATTGAAAAATAAAGGGCTATTTCCTTGGCAAAGATAG
- a CDS encoding YggS family pyridoxal phosphate-dependent enzyme encodes MKIINIKANLEEVYKNIEEAASKTGRSLEDITLIAVTKTVDVDVMNEAIKLGINNVGESRVQEIIRKYDLIKDSPVWHMIGHLQTNKVKYIIDKIDLIHSLDRLSLANELQKRAEQYNIFVNALIQVNIAEEETKYGLYGDAVIPFVEEIIKYTKIKIKGLMTIAPYAENPEKVRYVFRQLKELSEELKKRGYPNVEMKYLSMGMTNDYKIAIEEGSNMVRIGTGIFGERNY; translated from the coding sequence ATTAAAATAATTAATATAAAAGCAAATTTAGAAGAAGTATATAAAAATATTGAAGAAGCGGCTTCGAAAACTGGTAGAAGTTTAGAGGATATAACACTAATTGCTGTTACTAAGACTGTAGATGTTGATGTGATGAATGAAGCAATAAAGTTGGGAATCAATAATGTTGGAGAAAGTAGAGTTCAGGAAATTATAAGGAAATATGATTTGATTAAAGATAGTCCTGTATGGCATATGATAGGACATTTACAAACCAATAAAGTTAAATATATTATTGATAAAATAGACTTGATACATTCATTAGATAGGTTATCTTTAGCAAATGAACTACAGAAAAGAGCAGAGCAATATAATATTTTTGTTAATGCATTGATTCAGGTAAATATAGCAGAAGAAGAAACAAAGTATGGACTTTATGGTGATGCAGTTATTCCTTTTGTTGAAGAAATTATAAAATATACTAAAATAAAGATAAAAGGTCTTATGACGATTGCTCCTTATGCAGAAAATCCAGAAAAAGTTAGATATGTTTTTAGACAGTTAAAAGAACTTTCTGAGGAGCTTAAAAAACGAGGATATCCAAATGTAGAGATGAAGTATTTATCAATGGGAATGACTAATGATTATAAAATTGCAATTGAAGAAGGTTCTAACATGGTTAGAATAGGTACAGGAATTTTTGGAGAAAGAAATTATTAG
- a CDS encoding HlyD family efflux transporter periplasmic adaptor subunit encodes MTKDKRKQKRIRRKRFRFGLVIVVIVYLLLRMLPTFSVTNSATVLVEEGSIDVFEKAKGIIFKDEVVYRATTNGKIIFTQNEGEKVGLGTLIGQVVSSDNANKIAEELNVINERIKELNNKLKTHEIFSNDIEKNQIFIDEKIDILRKNILEGDFTKINQVTRELKSDLDKRSNLFGNNSLIANDLDKLYEMRKNLQDRLKNAKANYYSKNCGIVSYTIDGLEEIYNLKSLSNFTPDKFRIIERNIHKVNNDWEVTLGEPIFKITDNYKWYLVVKLMSESSIDRLNEGKDVYIKFIEKNEKIKGKVYKVNKGSNEHIVIFEFDSYLYKFYNERYADVEIITDTYYGLKIPKSAVIKKDGIDGVYIKDISNIVKFKPVKIIGQNDKYIIVDEGSKIKAGDRGKIEININGNYEKRYTISVFDEVFVNGKKVKEGQIID; translated from the coding sequence ATGACTAAAGATAAAAGAAAACAAAAAAGAATAAGAAGAAAAAGATTTAGATTTGGCTTGGTAATAGTTGTAATAGTTTATTTATTATTAAGAATGTTACCGACGTTTAGTGTAACAAATTCAGCTACGGTATTAGTTGAAGAAGGTAGTATTGATGTATTTGAAAAGGCTAAAGGGATTATATTTAAAGATGAAGTTGTGTATAGGGCGACAACTAATGGTAAAATTATTTTCACCCAAAATGAAGGTGAGAAGGTTGGATTAGGTACTTTAATAGGACAAGTAGTATCATCTGATAATGCTAATAAAATAGCTGAAGAATTGAATGTTATAAATGAAAGAATTAAAGAGTTAAATAATAAGCTTAAAACGCATGAGATATTTTCAAATGATATAGAAAAAAATCAGATTTTTATAGATGAAAAAATAGATATTTTGAGAAAAAATATTTTAGAAGGTGATTTTACAAAAATAAACCAAGTAACAAGAGAGCTAAAATCGGATTTAGATAAACGTTCGAATTTATTTGGTAACAATTCGTTAATAGCTAATGACTTGGACAAACTATATGAAATGCGTAAAAACTTACAGGATAGATTAAAAAATGCAAAAGCAAATTATTATTCAAAAAATTGTGGTATAGTAAGTTATACTATTGATGGGTTGGAAGAAATATACAACTTAAAGAGTTTATCGAATTTTACTCCTGATAAGTTTAGGATTATAGAAAGGAATATTCATAAAGTCAATAATGATTGGGAAGTTACTTTAGGTGAACCAATCTTTAAAATAACAGACAATTATAAATGGTACCTTGTAGTAAAACTAATGTCTGAGAGTAGTATAGATAGATTAAATGAAGGAAAAGATGTATATATAAAGTTTATAGAAAAAAATGAAAAAATAAAGGGAAAGGTCTATAAAGTAAATAAAGGTAGTAATGAGCATATAGTAATATTTGAATTTGATAGTTATCTATATAAGTTTTATAATGAAAGATATGCTGATGTTGAGATAATTACTGATACTTATTATGGATTAAAAATACCTAAAAGTGCAGTAATAAAAAAGGATGGAATAGATGGAGTATATATTAAAGATATAAGTAATATCGTGAAATTTAAACCTGTGAAAATAATAGGACAGAATGATAAATATATAATTGTAGATGAAGGAAGTAAAATTAAAGCTGGTGATAGAGGAAAAATTGAAATAAATATTAATGGGAATTATGAAAAAAGATATACAATTTCTGTTTTTGATGAAGTATTTGTTAATGGTAAGAAAGTTAAAGAAGGACAGATTATAGATTAG
- the spoIVA gene encoding stage IV sporulation protein A translates to MKNFDIYKDIAERTDGDIYIGVVGPVRTGKSTFIKRFMELLVIPNIDNTYRKERANDELPQSGAGRTIMTTEPKFVPSEAVELTLKDNVKFRVRMVDCVGYIVKGALGHEENNMPRMVTTPWFEKEIPFEEAAEIGTRKVITDHSTIGLVITTDGSITDIERSNYIKAEERVISELKELDKPFVILLNSRHPDLDSTIALRESLEEKYQTPVIAVDCLNMSIGDVNNILEKVLLEFPIREINIKLPGWVEGLSSKHWIRENILNSIKETVTELYRISDITNTLDKFIDCEAIKNATISEINLGEGIANIEMDVENDLLYDVISEITGYKIVGEHQLLGLISKLAKSKKEYDKIESALKDVREKGYGLVPPSLEELELYEPEIFRQGNRFGVKLRANAPSLHLIRADITTEVSPIIGTEKQSEELLKYLLDEFENDPSKIWESNMFGKSLHDLVKEQLQSKLNMMPDDARAKIQKTLQRIVNEGSGGLICIII, encoded by the coding sequence ATGAAGAATTTCGATATATACAAAGATATTGCTGAAAGAACAGATGGAGATATATATATTGGGGTTGTAGGACCTGTTAGAACAGGTAAATCAACGTTTATTAAAAGGTTTATGGAATTACTAGTTATACCAAATATAGATAATACATATAGAAAAGAGAGAGCTAATGATGAATTACCTCAAAGTGGTGCTGGTAGAACTATAATGACAACTGAACCTAAATTTGTTCCTAGTGAAGCTGTTGAATTAACTTTGAAAGATAATGTTAAATTTAGGGTCAGAATGGTAGATTGTGTAGGATATATAGTAAAAGGAGCTTTAGGACACGAAGAAAATAATATGCCTAGAATGGTTACTACACCATGGTTTGAAAAAGAGATACCATTTGAAGAAGCTGCTGAAATAGGGACTAGAAAAGTTATAACTGATCATTCTACTATTGGATTAGTTATAACAACTGATGGTTCTATAACAGATATTGAAAGATCTAATTATATTAAGGCTGAAGAAAGAGTTATTAGCGAATTAAAAGAACTCGATAAACCTTTTGTAATATTACTCAATTCAAGACATCCAGATTTAGATAGCACAATAGCGCTCAGAGAAAGTTTAGAGGAAAAATATCAGACACCAGTAATTGCAGTAGACTGTTTAAACATGTCTATTGGAGATGTGAATAATATTCTCGAGAAAGTATTGCTAGAATTCCCAATAAGAGAAATTAATATTAAATTACCTGGTTGGGTTGAAGGATTATCGAGTAAACATTGGATACGTGAAAATATATTAAATTCAATTAAGGAAACTGTAACAGAATTATACCGAATTAGCGATATCACAAATACGTTAGATAAGTTTATAGATTGTGAAGCTATTAAAAATGCAACTATATCTGAAATTAATTTAGGTGAAGGAATAGCTAATATTGAAATGGATGTTGAAAATGATTTATTGTATGATGTAATAAGCGAAATAACAGGTTATAAAATAGTTGGAGAACATCAGTTATTAGGTTTAATTTCTAAGCTGGCTAAATCTAAGAAAGAATATGATAAAATAGAAAGTGCGTTAAAAGATGTAAGAGAGAAAGGATACGGATTAGTACCTCCTAGCCTAGAAGAATTAGAATTATATGAACCTGAAATTTTCAGGCAAGGTAATAGATTTGGAGTTAAACTACGTGCAAATGCACCGAGTTTACATTTAATTAGAGCAGATATAACAACTGAAGTATCACCAATCATTGGAACAGAGAAGCAGAGTGAAGAACTACTAAAATATTTATTAGATGAGTTTGAAAATGATCCTTCAAAAATTTGGGAATCAAATATGTTTGGTAAGTCACTACATGACTTGGTAAAAGAGCAACTTCAAAGTAAGCTCAATATGATGCCTGATGATGCAAGAGCTAAAATTCAGAAAACTCTTCAGCGCATTGTAAATGAAGGCAGTGGAGGACTAATCTGTATCATAATATAA
- a CDS encoding NAD(P)H-dependent glycerol-3-phosphate dehydrogenase, whose translation MEATIGVLGGGSWGTALALLLANKGYQVDLWVRDIKQCNYMKEARENKKYLPNVKLPNNINITNDIEKAVYGKKIILLAVPSHAVRETIKKFKSQLKEQPILVNVAKGIETDTLLRVSEIVQQELPTIEYTIISGPSHAEEVSRDIPTAVVAASTNKRVAEYIQEVFMTPRFRVYTNPDVIGVELGGALKNVIALGAGISDGLGYGDNTKAALMNRGIIEISRLGEKMGANKKTFAGLSGIGDLIVTCTSLHSRNRRAGIKIGQGASLEEAIKSIGMVVEGVRTTKAAYELSRKYNIRMPITEEIYGVLYEGKDVRYSVFNLMMRDKKHEMEEIVQEMRLDW comes from the coding sequence ATGGAAGCAACTATTGGTGTTTTAGGTGGAGGAAGCTGGGGAACAGCTTTAGCCTTATTACTTGCTAACAAAGGGTATCAAGTTGACTTATGGGTAAGAGATATAAAGCAGTGTAATTATATGAAAGAAGCTAGAGAAAACAAAAAGTATTTACCTAATGTTAAGCTGCCAAATAATATTAACATTACTAATGATATAGAAAAGGCTGTTTATGGAAAAAAGATAATTTTATTGGCTGTACCATCACATGCTGTTAGAGAAACAATAAAGAAGTTTAAAAGTCAATTGAAAGAACAGCCCATTTTAGTTAATGTAGCAAAAGGGATAGAAACAGATACTTTACTTAGAGTTTCAGAAATTGTACAACAAGAGTTGCCTACTATTGAGTACACTATCATTTCAGGCCCTTCACATGCTGAAGAGGTTTCTAGAGATATACCGACAGCGGTAGTAGCTGCATCTACAAATAAAAGAGTTGCTGAATATATTCAAGAAGTATTTATGACTCCTAGGTTTAGGGTATATACAAATCCTGATGTGATAGGTGTTGAGCTTGGTGGAGCCTTGAAAAATGTAATAGCTTTAGGAGCTGGTATATCAGATGGATTAGGCTATGGAGATAATACTAAAGCAGCACTTATGAATAGAGGAATTATAGAAATTTCACGTTTAGGGGAAAAAATGGGAGCAAATAAAAAGACATTTGCTGGCCTTTCAGGGATAGGTGATTTGATTGTTACGTGTACAAGTCTTCATAGTAGAAATAGACGAGCAGGTATTAAAATTGGCCAAGGAGCAAGTTTAGAAGAAGCTATTAAATCTATAGGGATGGTTGTAGAGGGAGTAAGGACAACTAAGGCAGCTTATGAACTATCTAGAAAATATAATATTAGAATGCCAATAACAGAAGAAATTTATGGAGTGCTTTATGAAGGAAAAGATGTTAGATATTCTGTCTTTAATTTAATGATGAGAGATAAAAAACATGAAATGGAAGAGATTGTACAGGAAATGAGATTAGATTGGTAG
- the plsY gene encoding glycerol-3-phosphate 1-O-acyltransferase PlsY → MYKILLVLLLSYLIGNINTAYLIGKIFENKDIRNYGSGNAGATNALRVFGVKIAAITFLFDLLKAVISVILGKMILGETGMLLSGVSVVIGHNWPVLLNFKGGKGIASTIGVMLVVNYKIALICIAIGLIIVIRSKYVSLGSVITMALLPVIGLFFNRPFNLDFLIFTLILSVMAIYRHKENISRLLKGQERKIGQRV, encoded by the coding sequence ATGTATAAAATTTTATTAGTATTATTATTAAGTTATTTAATAGGAAATATAAATACAGCATATTTAATAGGAAAAATATTCGAAAACAAAGACATTAGAAATTATGGAAGTGGGAATGCTGGAGCTACAAATGCTTTAAGAGTTTTCGGTGTAAAGATAGCAGCTATAACATTTTTATTTGATTTATTAAAAGCGGTAATATCAGTAATCTTAGGTAAAATGATTTTAGGAGAAACAGGTATGCTTCTTTCTGGCGTTAGTGTAGTTATAGGTCATAATTGGCCAGTATTATTGAATTTCAAAGGTGGGAAAGGCATAGCATCAACTATTGGTGTAATGTTAGTTGTTAACTACAAGATAGCACTTATATGTATAGCTATAGGTTTGATTATTGTAATTAGATCGAAATATGTTTCATTAGGTTCAGTAATAACAATGGCTTTATTACCTGTTATAGGATTGTTTTTTAATAGACCTTTTAATTTAGATTTCTTAATTTTCACATTAATACTATCTGTTATGGCTATTTATAGACATAAAGAAAATATATCGCGATTATTAAAAGGGCAAGAGAGAAAGATAGGTCAAAGGGTTTAA